From the genome of Vigna angularis cultivar LongXiaoDou No.4 chromosome 11, ASM1680809v1, whole genome shotgun sequence, one region includes:
- the LOC108334324 gene encoding ADP-ribosylation factor GTPase-activating protein AGD5 isoform X1, whose translation MNGKANVTKELNAKHKKILEGLLKLPDNRECADCKAKGPRWASVNLGIFICMQCSGIHRSLGVHISKVRSATLDTWLPEQVAFIQSMGNEKANNYWEAELPPNYDRVGIENFIRAKYDEKRWIPRDGNPKTPSGLREERSPSHWQRPGERSGHNVVSEKTFEGRKKFQPSNAIPATRNSVPAPPKAPEQVTPPITKPQPVEKVEPLAPQPQAESSKQAMDAAQNTPPKVDYATDLFNMLSMDVPKENGSESASTTTDDNLWAGFQSAAEVSTAEKTSPPPKVADNSALLSAAGIEDLFKESPMMPSLTPEKPQKDVKNDIMSLFEKGNMVSPFSMHQQQLAMLQQQSLLMAAAAKSSGGDLKYPPGIQEPRPNVPVQSWPATGYSISGALPMQVQITNMTPAHFAGSSVQYQPSSFYGMGQVPPPVNGVMATMGASKPQSGAPVSSSTTQSAKDYDFSSLTQGMFAKH comes from the exons ATACTGGAAGGACTTCTTAAATTACCAGACAATAGAGAATGTGCTGACTGCAAAGCTAA AGGTCCCAGATGGGCTAGTGTAAATCTTGGCATCTTTATATGTATGCAGTGTTCGGGAATACATCGAAGTTTGGGTGTGCATATATCAAAG GTTCGTTCTGCAACCCTGGACACATGGCTTCCAGAGCAAGTTGCATTCATTCAAT CAATGGGAAACGAGAAAGCAAATAACTACTGGGAAGCAGAATTACCACCAAATTATGATAGAGTTGGAATTGAGAATTTCATTCGTGCAAA GTATGACGAGAAGAGATGGATTCCAAGAGATGGGAATCCAAAAACACCTTCTGGATTGCGGGAAGAAAGAAGTCCTTCACATTGGCAGAGGCCTGGGGAGAGAAGTGGTCATAATGTTGTTTCTGAAAAAACTTTTGAGGGAAGGAAGAAATTCCAACCGTCAAATGCAATTCCTGCTACACGAAACAGTGTTCCTGCTCCTCCCAAAGCACCTGAGCAA GTAACTCCTCCTATTACCAAACCTCAGCCTGTTGAGAAAGTGGAACCATTAGCACCACAGCCACAAGCTGAATCTTCAAAGCAGGCTATGGATGCAGCTCAAAATACCCCTCCAAAAGTTGACTATGCTACAGACCTTTTCAACATGTTGTCTATGGATGTCCCGAAAGAAAATGGCTCTGAGTCGGCCAGTACAACTACTGATGATAATCTCTGGgcaggttttcagt CTGCTGCAGAGGTGTCAACAGCTGAGAAGACTAGTCCGCCGCCAAAAGTAGCTGATAATAGTGCTCTGCTGTCTGCAGCTGGTATTGAGGATCTTTTCAAAGAATCACCTATGATGCCAAGCTTAACTCCAGAAAAGCCACAGAAAGatgttaaaaatgatataatgaGCCTCTTTGAGAAG GGCAATATGGTGTCTCCATTTTCTATGCATCAGCAGCAGCTTGCCATGCTACAGCAACAGTCTCTTCTAATGGCTGCTGCAGCTAAATCTTCTGGTGGGGATCTCAAGTATCCTCCGGGCATACAAGAACCTAGACCAAATGTTCCTGTGCAAAGTTGGCCAGCTACTGGCTACTCGATTTCTGGAGCATTGCCCATGCAG GTGCAGATTACGAACATGACCCCAGCACATTTTGCTGGGAGCTCTGTACAATATCAACCATCTAG TTTCTATGGTATGGGGCAAGTTCCACCTCCAGTTAACGGTGTGATGGCGACAATGGGAGCCAGTAAACCCCAGTCAGGAGCTCCAGTGTCATCTAGTACTACACAGTCAGCGAAGGATTATGATTTTTCCTCCTTAACACAGGGGATGTTTGCGAAACACTGA
- the LOC108332794 gene encoding uncharacterized mitochondrial protein AtMg00810-like, whose product MVIVVAYAKCWPMFQLDVKAAFLHGPLEEEVYVQQLPGFINEGGEGENLLIICLYVDDLLITRSNPERLEELKRVMQSDFEMTDLGKLSYFLGMDFTYTAAGLILHQKKYAKELLGRFGMTVCNSARSLIEVNLKLAKNKTEEDAEETVFKQIVGSLRFLCNSILDLSFDVGLISRFMNNPKKSHMLTAKRLLRYVKGTVDFGILFPIGRHKTDGESLELIGFMDSDHGGDCLERKSTLGYIFMLNGSLISCVQRSSK is encoded by the exons ATGGTGATAGTAGTGGCGTATGCAAAGTGTTGGCCCATGTTCCAGCTTGATGTAAAGGCAGCTTTCTTGCATGGTCCGTTGGAGGAAGAGGTGTATGTCCAGCAGCTACCTGGATTTATTAACGAAG GGGGTGAAGGAGAGAATTTGTTGATCATCTGTTTGTACGTGGATGATCTGCTCATCACCAGATCAAATCCAGAACGTCTAGAGGAGTTGAAGAGAGTTATGCAGTCAGACTTTGAGATGACTGATTTGGGCAAGTTGAGCTATTTTTTGGGCATGGACTTCACATACACAGCAGCTGGCTTGATCTTGCATCAAAAGAAATATGCTAAGGAGTTGCTAGGGAGATTCGGCATGACTGTATGCAACTCAGCAAGGAGTCTAATTGAAGTCAACCTGAAGTTGGCTAAGAACAAAACAGAAGAGGATGCTGAAGAAACTGTGTTCAAGCAGATTGTAGGCTCTCTACGATTCTTGTGCAATAGCATACTAGATTTGTCATTCGATGTGGGGCTGATAAGTAGATTTATGAACAATCCAAAGAAGTCACACATGCTTACAGCCAAGAGGTTGTTGAGATATGTCAAAGGCACTGTAGATTTTGGAATATTGTTTCCAATTGGGAGGCATAAGACTGATGGAGAAAGCTTGGAACTTATTGGTTTCATGGACTCAGACCATGGTGGTGattgtcttgaaagaaagagtacGTTAGGCTACATATTCATGCTAAATGGGTCTCTTATTTCATGTGTTCAAAGAAGCAGCAAGTAG
- the LOC108334324 gene encoding ADP-ribosylation factor GTPase-activating protein AGD5 isoform X2, with amino-acid sequence MQCSGIHRSLGVHISKVRSATLDTWLPEQVAFIQSMGNEKANNYWEAELPPNYDRVGIENFIRAKYDEKRWIPRDGNPKTPSGLREERSPSHWQRPGERSGHNVVSEKTFEGRKKFQPSNAIPATRNSVPAPPKAPEQVTPPITKPQPVEKVEPLAPQPQAESSKQAMDAAQNTPPKVDYATDLFNMLSMDVPKENGSESASTTTDDNLWAGFQSAAEVSTAEKTSPPPKVADNSALLSAAGIEDLFKESPMMPSLTPEKPQKDVKNDIMSLFEKGNMVSPFSMHQQQLAMLQQQSLLMAAAAKSSGGDLKYPPGIQEPRPNVPVQSWPATGYSISGALPMQVQITNMTPAHFAGSSVQYQPSSFYGMGQVPPPVNGVMATMGASKPQSGAPVSSSTTQSAKDYDFSSLTQGMFAKH; translated from the exons ATGCAGTGTTCGGGAATACATCGAAGTTTGGGTGTGCATATATCAAAG GTTCGTTCTGCAACCCTGGACACATGGCTTCCAGAGCAAGTTGCATTCATTCAAT CAATGGGAAACGAGAAAGCAAATAACTACTGGGAAGCAGAATTACCACCAAATTATGATAGAGTTGGAATTGAGAATTTCATTCGTGCAAA GTATGACGAGAAGAGATGGATTCCAAGAGATGGGAATCCAAAAACACCTTCTGGATTGCGGGAAGAAAGAAGTCCTTCACATTGGCAGAGGCCTGGGGAGAGAAGTGGTCATAATGTTGTTTCTGAAAAAACTTTTGAGGGAAGGAAGAAATTCCAACCGTCAAATGCAATTCCTGCTACACGAAACAGTGTTCCTGCTCCTCCCAAAGCACCTGAGCAA GTAACTCCTCCTATTACCAAACCTCAGCCTGTTGAGAAAGTGGAACCATTAGCACCACAGCCACAAGCTGAATCTTCAAAGCAGGCTATGGATGCAGCTCAAAATACCCCTCCAAAAGTTGACTATGCTACAGACCTTTTCAACATGTTGTCTATGGATGTCCCGAAAGAAAATGGCTCTGAGTCGGCCAGTACAACTACTGATGATAATCTCTGGgcaggttttcagt CTGCTGCAGAGGTGTCAACAGCTGAGAAGACTAGTCCGCCGCCAAAAGTAGCTGATAATAGTGCTCTGCTGTCTGCAGCTGGTATTGAGGATCTTTTCAAAGAATCACCTATGATGCCAAGCTTAACTCCAGAAAAGCCACAGAAAGatgttaaaaatgatataatgaGCCTCTTTGAGAAG GGCAATATGGTGTCTCCATTTTCTATGCATCAGCAGCAGCTTGCCATGCTACAGCAACAGTCTCTTCTAATGGCTGCTGCAGCTAAATCTTCTGGTGGGGATCTCAAGTATCCTCCGGGCATACAAGAACCTAGACCAAATGTTCCTGTGCAAAGTTGGCCAGCTACTGGCTACTCGATTTCTGGAGCATTGCCCATGCAG GTGCAGATTACGAACATGACCCCAGCACATTTTGCTGGGAGCTCTGTACAATATCAACCATCTAG TTTCTATGGTATGGGGCAAGTTCCACCTCCAGTTAACGGTGTGATGGCGACAATGGGAGCCAGTAAACCCCAGTCAGGAGCTCCAGTGTCATCTAGTACTACACAGTCAGCGAAGGATTATGATTTTTCCTCCTTAACACAGGGGATGTTTGCGAAACACTGA